A section of the Oryza sativa Japonica Group chromosome 1, ASM3414082v1 genome encodes:
- the LOC136351052 gene encoding uncharacterized protein, whose protein sequence is MDIVSIHILCIIIARVLLALSFYYYFTIPIIFFVLMISIIHHAILKLLHHVFHAIELIKLHVLLQKNLTLALCQALLLLSNLHINIVPYFGDMGALGIDLCRRSRLRWPHGDGLHASGLADGRDVQPPCWPHAVLLLRHRPRERLHHAAVGVAHSPWASSPPAPDLATGGPDLPHTTPAACSRVRRAPLGLLRAPSRRHERL, encoded by the coding sequence ATGGATATAGTATCAATACATATACTCTGTATTATTATAGCACGTGTATTACTAGCACTGAGTTTCTATTATTATTTCACAATTCCTATTATCTTCTTTGTTCTAATGATTTCTATTATTCACCATgccattttaaaattattacacCATGTATTCCATGCTATCGAACTTATTAAATTACATGTCCTTTTGCAGAAGAATTTGACATTGGCATTGTGCCAGGCTCTGTTGCTGCTATCCAACCTCCACATAAACATTGTGCCTTATTTTGGTGATATGGGTGCTTTAGGTATAGACCTCTGTCGTCGCTCGCGCCTGCGCTGGCCTCACGGTGACGGCCTCCATGCCTCCGGCCTCGCTGACGGCCGCGACGTGCAGCCGCCGTGCTGGCCtcacgccgtcctcctcctccgccaccggccaCGGGAGCGCCTCCACCATGCCGCCGTCGGAGTCGCCCACTCGCCGTGGGCTTCGTCGCCGCCCGCACCCGATCTGGCCACGGGAGGGCCAGATCTGCCGCACACCACTCCGGCCGCCTGCTCCCGCGTCCGACGCGCGCCGCtcggcctcctccgcgcccCGTCGCGCCGCCACGAACGGCTGTGA